The proteins below come from a single Spirochaetota bacterium genomic window:
- the uppS gene encoding polyprenyl diphosphate synthase, whose product MNFKEIIEKIDKNKLPKHIGIIMDGNGRWARIRGLPRVEGHKEGLKALENLLEFNRYLRVEYITVYAFSKENWHRDKDEVDFLMSMALKVLRDKIDEFKSKGIRFIHIGDTEGISPELVEMIKILEDATKGGDLYTLCAAFNYSGRYEILNAFRRMITDFRDGKIDENSINESIISNYIYHPEIPDIDLVIRTSGEQRISNFMLWRVAYSELYFTDVLWPDFTPDHFVKAIIDYQSRERRFGRV is encoded by the coding sequence ATGAACTTTAAAGAAATTATTGAAAAGATTGATAAGAATAAGCTTCCAAAGCATATCGGTATAATAATGGATGGGAACGGAAGATGGGCTAGAATTAGAGGACTACCAAGAGTTGAGGGACACAAAGAAGGCTTAAAAGCACTAGAAAACCTACTTGAATTCAATAGATATTTGAGAGTAGAATACATAACTGTTTATGCGTTTTCAAAGGAAAACTGGCATAGAGACAAGGATGAAGTTGATTTTCTTATGTCAATGGCTCTAAAGGTTTTGAGAGATAAGATAGATGAGTTTAAGAGCAAAGGCATAAGGTTCATACATATAGGAGATACTGAAGGTATATCCCCTGAACTTGTTGAAATGATAAAAATTCTCGAAGATGCTACAAAGGGTGGTGACCTATACACATTGTGTGCTGCTTTTAACTACAGTGGTAGATATGAAATACTAAATGCTTTTAGAAGAATGATTACTGATTTTAGAGATGGTAAGATTGATGAAAATAGCATAAACGAGAGTATAATATCAAACTATATCTACCATCCCGAGATACCTGACATTGACCTCGTTATAAGGACAAGCGGTGAGCAGAGGATAAGTAATTTCATGCTATGGAGAGTTGCATATTCTGAGTTATACTTCACTGATGTTCTTTGGCCAGAC